The following are encoded together in the Equus quagga isolate Etosha38 chromosome 15, UCLA_HA_Equagga_1.0, whole genome shotgun sequence genome:
- the LOC124227376 gene encoding olfactory receptor 12D2 has protein sequence MLNQTSITEFLLLGVTDIQVLQTFLFVVFLAIYFANVTGNGAILMVVISDPRLHSPMYFFLGNLSCLDICYSTVTLPKMLENFLSTHKAISFLGCISQLHFFHFLGSTEAMLLAVMAFDRFVAICKPLHYPLIMNYQLCSQMAITIWTIGFFHALLHSIMTSRLNFCGSNHIHHFFCDVKPLLELACGNTELNQWLLNTVTGTIAMGPFFLTLLSYFYIIIYLFVKTRCCSMLHKALSTCASHFMVVILFYAPVLFTYIRPASSSSVDQDRIIAIMYSVVTPVLNPLIYTLRNKEVEGALSRVIRMRF, from the coding sequence ATGCTGAATCAAACCTCAATCACAGAATTTCTCCTTCTGGGAgtaacagacatccaagtactgCAGACTTTTCTCTTCGTGGTTTTCCTAGCAATTTATTTTGCCAATGTGACTGGGAATGGAGCCATCCTGATGGTTGTCATCTCTGATCCAAGACTCCATTCCcctatgtatttcttcttgggaAATCTCTCATGTCTAGATATCTGCTACTCCACAGTGACACTGCCAAAGATGCTGGAGAACTTCCTCTCTACACACAAAGCAATTTCTTTCTTGGGGTGCATCAGCCAGCTTCACTTCTTCCACTTTCTGGGTAGCACTGAGGCCATGTTGTTGGCTGTAATGGCCTTTGACCGCTTTGTGGCTATCTGTAAACCACTTCATTACCCTCTAATCATGAATTATCAGCTCTGTTCCCAGATGGCTATCACTATCTGGACCATTGGGTTTTTCCATGCCCTGCTGCACTCCATAATGACCTCTCGCTTGAACTTCTGTGGTTCCAACCATATACATCACTTCTTCTGTGATGTTAAGCCATTACTGGAGTTGGCCTGTGGGAACACTGAGCTCAACCAGTGGCTGCTCAATACTGTCACAGGGACCATTGCCATGGGCCCATTCTTTCTAACACTTCTCTCCTATTTCTACATTATCATCTATCTTTTCGTCAAGACCCGTTGTTGCAGCATGCTTCACAAAGCACTGTCCACTTGTGCCTCTCACTTCATGGTAGTTATTCTTTTCTATGCTCCTGTTCTCTTCACCTATATTCGTCCTGCTTCAAGCAGCTCTGTGGACCAGGACCGGATCATTGCCATCATGTACAGTGTGGTCACTCCTGTACTAAACCCACTGATCTATACGTTAAGGAATAAGGAAGTAGAGGGAGCCTTGAGTAGAGTGATCAGAATGAGGTTCTAA